From the Nocardia fluminea genome, the window CTCGTTGAAGACGTCCACACACGTGATGACGGGGACTCTGCCGAGCCTGAACTCGTTCAGCAGGATCTGCCGCCGCAATGGCGCCAACCCGCTATGCAGGTAGGAGGCGTTGGCCCACGCCGAATCCGATGCGGACAGCAGTCGCGCGATGTGCTCGGCGTGGTTCTTGGTCTGGCAGAACACGATCGCGCGTGGATCAGGTGTCGACCGCCACGCGTCACGGAAGTGTTCGACGATCTCCTCATCGCGCTGGGGCAGGAAGAGCGACCTGTTGAGGTCCTTGATCGAGTACCCATGTGAGCTCACGCTTCTCACAACATCCCAGTCGATGTTGTCGACGTAGATCCGGTAGTCAACCGCTGCGAGGTAGCCTGCCGCCATTCCCTCGGCGATTCCCATCTTGAAGCTTGGTTCACCGAAGCGAGCGGTGATATCGAACTTGTCACCGCGCCAGGGCGTCGCCGTGACACCGAACTGCCGAGCGCTTGGGCAAAGGTCCAGCAACTCAGCGAATCTCCCGGTTTCCGCCACGTGGTGCGTCTCGTCGATCATGATCAGGTCGGGCCGATAGCCATTGTGGCGAACTTGCGCGAGAACGGATTCGACGGTACCGACGACAACTCCGTCAAGCCCACACGGTTTGCTGTCTCCTGTCAACAATCGAGTCGACACAGCTTTCGGGATATGGCGCCAGATCGCCTTCTCCAGCTGGGCGACGAGCTCCCGCATGTGGGCGACGACCAGGATTCGCGCGTTCGGGTCGGCGGCGAGATGGCGACGGATCACCTCACCGCCGATGACGGTCTTACCAAGTCCGGTCGCCAGTTCCAATAGAGCGGTCCCCCGTCGTTCGAGGTCGAGGATCAAAGCTTCCGCCGCCTGGATTTGATACGGCCGCAACGCGTACGGGCTGTGGACGGTATCTGGCATCACCCTGCCGATTTCGGCCAAGGTCGCCCCATGCCACAACGCGATGTCGATCCCCACGCCCTTGAGCGCCTGGCGACGCTCGGCTGCGGCTTGGTTGATGTCGGTGTTGGTGACCAGCACCGACTTATCGGCGCGATAGCGCGCACGCGCCCGCTCGAGGTCGTCGACGCCAACGCGATCAACGCGTCCGCTGGCCTTCCATTTGCATTGGAAGATCCACTGCTCGCGATCGCGCACCGCGAGCAGATCGGCGCCGTGATCACCAGCGCCGTCGATCATTCGAACGTCGCTGAAGCCGAGGTGCCACAACGCGCGTTCGACCGCGTGCGGCAGTCCCGCCGGACCCCCACGCAGGAGTTCGCCCGCCGTCAGGAAACCAGCGCTCACTGTTCCTCCGAGAGCTCGTCGGCCAGTAGTCGAATGCTCAGCCGTGTGCGTTCCAGCTGACTCGGAAGGCTCGCCGGGACCACCGTGGCGAGGTCTGCGAGGTAGCCGACGATCCGAGCGACACCCAGCCTCCGCGCACCCAGCGACGTCACCCCTTCGTGGAGGCCCTTAAACACGAGTCCGTCCATGAACGCCTCCGGCCACGCCTCCACGAGCCGGACGAGGAACAGTGCCGGGACATACAGTAGGAATTCGGCTTTGGTCCCGAGATCGCTGGTACGTGCGACTCGCCCCTCGGCTACCATCGCGATCTCGGTGGAGGTCAGTTCATCTGGGGTGAGATATTGGAAGGCGCGGGCGGGGTCACCCGTGGCGTCGACCGCCCTTGTCATTCGCTGACGGATGTTCGCGAGCAGCTCCTGCGCCTCGGCCCCGACGGCTTGGGAGTCCAGAGCGGTGTCGGACAAGGAGCTTACTCGAATCGCGGCGATGATCTGCGAATGGCTCCATTCGCTGTCGCTCCTCACCTTGAGGAGGACCGCGAGCTCCATGAGTAGCAGGTCGGCCGGATCCATGCCGAAACGCTTGAACACCACGTGTTCGAGGTCGAGGAAGGCGGTGAACGACATTCCACGTCGCTGGTCCAGGAGAACGGGCGTCGGATTCCCTTTGTCGTCGACGAGTTTCCCGACTGTGAGTCGCCGGGCCTCGACCTGCACATACCCAATTTCGGGATCGCCGAGTGACTTCGTCAACGTCGGGTACACGGTGGAATCCCGTACGTACCGGGCGATTCGCTCCTGAAGCGTCTCCCTGCCTGAAGTCCCGGAGGTCGCGGTCGCGCCGACGACCGTCGCCGTCGGCGCCGTCGGCGAGGTCCAGACCGACGGCACCCCGAGTGCTTCGAGCACAGCGGCGGTGTCCGCGCCGTCGGGCGTGCTCGCGTCCGCTTTCCCCGCTTTCTCACCGCGCTTGGCGGCCTCGTAGTCGAGAACGGCCTGCCACCACAGGTCGTCTGACTGGTACTCGGCCTTCCCGTTTTGGAACTCCCGACCCCACGCTCGGGTTTCGGGATGGATTGGCCCCTTGCCGTTAGGGTCACCGGGCACGAGACAGCGCTCGCCCGCGTCGTTTCGACGATAACCCTTGACCAGTCGAGCGAGAGGGCTGTGGTTCTCGGCGTATCCAGCCTCCTTGGCGCGCTGCGGGAGCAATGGACCGTTGCCGCGCAGCATCTCGATCGCCGCCCGCCAACTCCGGTCGTCGTATTCGAACGCGTTCTTCTGATACGCCACGGGCACGTGATCGAGATGGATCTCCCCGATGATCCGGCCACCCTGGTGCGCCAACTCCACGGGGTACTCGGGTTCCTCGTTGCCCAACTCGCCGTTGGGGTTACGCCACGAGAAGATCCGCTTGTCCCAGCGCAGGATCTTCCTGCCGTTGCGCAGGAAGTCGATCCCGAACTCCTTCTTGTCCAGGTATCGCTGGATGCCCAGCCACCCGTGCACTCGCCGCTCCCGGACGGTGACCCGGCTACTGCCGCAGGCCTCGCATTCGCGGTGGCCGGGCATCTGCCACTCGCCGCAGTCGGAGCAGGCGAGACCGTCCTCGAGCTTTGTGTCGATCTCGATGTAGGCCGGGATCCGCTCTTTCCTGTTGTAGAGGACTGACCGGTCATCCGACCATCGGCAGTGCCGGACGGGCTTGACGCGGATCCCGCCGATGGTCAGCTCGAATGGCCTGTTCTCAAGGATCCAGGAGTACACGCCCCCGAGGTGATTGCGGAGGTTAGCGCCGTTCTTGCTGAGCCAGGTCGCGCGCTCGGCCTTCAGCCGGCTGACGATGATTCGGGTGCCGTGCTCGTTCGGGTCGGCCTTCGGCTCGGCGATGTCATCGGCTTCGAAATCGTCGTTGATGCGGTCCAGATCGATATCGACCCCGATCCACTCGGGATCCCCTTGACGGGTTGTCAGCACCCGGGTTCGGCGGCCGAGCCGCGCTGTCGCCACGTTGAAGCCCATGCCGAAGAGACCGAGCTTGTCGTGTGCGTCGTTGCCTGACCAACCGGCCCGTACGGCGCGCTCCAGCCGTTCTCGGTCCATCCCCTGACCGGTGTCCTCCACGACCAGCTCGCCGTTCGGCGTAGTTGGTAAATGGACGCTGACGTGGTACCCGCCTGCCCACGGGATTCCTGCCCGGAGGATCTCGGTGAAATCGTCCAGCGAGTTGTCGACGAGCTCCGCGATGCACTGCCATTCGTCGAACTCGATCTCGCCGAGCATTCGCAGTACGCGGGCGGACGGGGTGATCTTCATCGTGCGGGTTCCTCCTGGGACCGGGTTTCACGCGCGCTTCAACCGCCTAGGTCCTGTGTGTTTCGGACCCAGGCCGATCGCCCGACATGCAGAGAAGTCGGGGTGTTGGGGAGTGAGCTTAGCCGGTGCCACCGACAAGTCACTCAAGGGCAGCCGGTGGCGGTGATGTTGGAATGTGTTGTGCGCCTGCGAATTCCGCTTGAAAAAAGAGGGCGACCGACCAGTCTCTTCTGTACGACGGCACGATCGCTGATCCGGGATAGGCGACCAACCCCGGTCGAGAAAGGGGGAACGGACCGCCGGGCGTTCGGCGTTTGATTTGGCTACCACTGGAGGCGAAGTAGCGGCGATGCCGCCCGCGGGGGTCGATCACCTCCCCCCTGATCAGCATGGAACGTCTGGCCTATGTACTTGACCAGTGACGATTCACTTGGCGATCAGCCTCTATATGTTCGCGATTCGCACAAACATTCGATCCAACTCCGCGGTATGGTTTGCCCATGCCAAATGAAACCACCGCCAACACTGAGCGAACAAGCGTCGAGCTCTTCGCTGGAGGCGGCGGCCTGGCCATGGCGGTTGAGGCGGCGGGGTTCAGACCGTTGTTGTTCAACGAGTTCGCTAAGCGAGCGTGCGAGACGCTGGCCATGAATCGCGCGACGCCTGTCGAGGTGGCGGACTGGGTCCCCGCTGTTCCCGCGGAGGGGGAGCGCCCCCCACTGGTAATGGGCGACGTCGACAAGGTCGAGTTCGAGTACCTGCAGCCCTACAACGTGGATGTGCTCGCCGGCGGGCCACCCTGCCAGCCGTTTTCCCTGGGCGGTATCGCGCAGGGTGAC encodes:
- a CDS encoding DEAD/DEAH box helicase family protein; translation: MSAGFLTAGELLRGGPAGLPHAVERALWHLGFSDVRMIDGAGDHGADLLAVRDREQWIFQCKWKASGRVDRVGVDDLERARARYRADKSVLVTNTDINQAAAERRQALKGVGIDIALWHGATLAEIGRVMPDTVHSPYALRPYQIQAAEALILDLERRGTALLELATGLGKTVIGGEVIRRHLAADPNARILVVAHMRELVAQLEKAIWRHIPKAVSTRLLTGDSKPCGLDGVVVGTVESVLAQVRHNGYRPDLIMIDETHHVAETGRFAELLDLCPSARQFGVTATPWRGDKFDITARFGEPSFKMGIAEGMAAGYLAAVDYRIYVDNIDWDVVRSVSSHGYSIKDLNRSLFLPQRDEEIVEHFRDAWRSTPDPRAIVFCQTKNHAEHIARLLSASDSAWANASYLHSGLAPLRRQILLNEFRLGRVPVITCVDVFNEGVDVPDVNLIAFLRVTHSRRIFVQQLGRGLRLSPGKDALRVLDFVTDIRRVAATLDLRRTLEAEEAEHLELHSSHASRIEFSDKTIGTLMDHWIRDAADLETSSDEVQLQFPDTQGIQ
- a CDS encoding ATP-binding protein; this translates as MKITPSARVLRMLGEIEFDEWQCIAELVDNSLDDFTEILRAGIPWAGGYHVSVHLPTTPNGELVVEDTGQGMDRERLERAVRAGWSGNDAHDKLGLFGMGFNVATARLGRRTRVLTTRQGDPEWIGVDIDLDRINDDFEADDIAEPKADPNEHGTRIIVSRLKAERATWLSKNGANLRNHLGGVYSWILENRPFELTIGGIRVKPVRHCRWSDDRSVLYNRKERIPAYIEIDTKLEDGLACSDCGEWQMPGHRECEACGSSRVTVRERRVHGWLGIQRYLDKKEFGIDFLRNGRKILRWDKRIFSWRNPNGELGNEEPEYPVELAHQGGRIIGEIHLDHVPVAYQKNAFEYDDRSWRAAIEMLRGNGPLLPQRAKEAGYAENHSPLARLVKGYRRNDAGERCLVPGDPNGKGPIHPETRAWGREFQNGKAEYQSDDLWWQAVLDYEAAKRGEKAGKADASTPDGADTAAVLEALGVPSVWTSPTAPTATVVGATATSGTSGRETLQERIARYVRDSTVYPTLTKSLGDPEIGYVQVEARRLTVGKLVDDKGNPTPVLLDQRRGMSFTAFLDLEHVVFKRFGMDPADLLLMELAVLLKVRSDSEWSHSQIIAAIRVSSLSDTALDSQAVGAEAQELLANIRQRMTRAVDATGDPARAFQYLTPDELTSTEIAMVAEGRVARTSDLGTKAEFLLYVPALFLVRLVEAWPEAFMDGLVFKGLHEGVTSLGARRLGVARIVGYLADLATVVPASLPSQLERTRLSIRLLADELSEEQ